A section of the Clostridium felsineum DSM 794 genome encodes:
- a CDS encoding sensor histidine kinase, with protein MELKNKLKSMFELNEAKLNKAPVAFGIIVVYIATVFLKDFHKVSFRSIFGFTVAVAILLIMYLISDNIFTRRRWIYFAIQGVIVMNCAVIIPEGYQAMFIGIIPILIFQGIAFYQDTIKVIITALFFYGIFCGIILMFSGLNSLIEYVPILFMITIVVRVYSFIFLKQVKLRIQTQKVLKELELAYAKVEELTLTNERQRMARDLHDTLSQGIAGIIMQLEAVNANLNKDNTKRAQEIVLKAMEHARRTLADSRLVIEDLRSEKDLNGDFIDLVEGEVSKFRNLSSSEVKIDIKIKSQIATKILEHILYIIRECLNNIAKHAKAENVKLKIIEENNEIKVEVIDDGIGFEVESLNKVYGHYGILGITERVHSIKGEIEIKSKRRLGTHVSIVVPIEEGILKENE; from the coding sequence ATGGAATTGAAGAATAAATTAAAATCAATGTTTGAATTAAATGAAGCTAAACTAAATAAAGCACCTGTAGCATTTGGTATAATTGTAGTTTATATAGCTACGGTTTTTTTGAAGGATTTTCATAAAGTCTCTTTTCGTTCGATTTTTGGGTTTACTGTAGCAGTAGCAATTCTTTTGATAATGTACTTAATTTCTGATAATATATTCACAAGAAGACGTTGGATTTATTTTGCAATACAAGGCGTAATTGTTATGAATTGTGCTGTTATAATACCAGAAGGTTATCAAGCTATGTTTATTGGAATAATTCCTATACTAATTTTTCAAGGCATAGCATTTTATCAAGATACTATAAAGGTTATAATTACTGCGTTATTTTTTTATGGTATATTTTGTGGAATTATTCTAATGTTCAGTGGATTAAATTCATTAATTGAATATGTGCCTATACTTTTTATGATAACTATTGTTGTACGTGTGTATTCGTTTATATTTTTAAAACAAGTAAAATTAAGAATTCAAACACAAAAAGTTTTAAAGGAGTTAGAACTGGCTTATGCTAAGGTAGAGGAATTAACCTTAACTAATGAGAGACAAAGAATGGCTAGAGATTTACATGACACACTTTCGCAAGGTATTGCAGGAATAATAATGCAGCTTGAGGCGGTAAATGCTAACTTAAATAAAGATAACACTAAAAGAGCTCAAGAAATTGTATTAAAAGCTATGGAACATGCTAGAAGAACACTGGCAGATTCAAGACTTGTTATAGAGGATTTAAGATCAGAGAAAGATTTAAATGGTGATTTTATTGATTTAGTGGAGGGTGAAGTGAGTAAATTCAGAAACCTTTCAAGTAGTGAAGTTAAAATTGATATAAAAATAAAATCTCAAATTGCAACAAAAATACTTGAACATATTTTATATATAATCAGAGAATGTTTGAATAATATTGCAAAGCATGCAAAAGCTGAAAATGTAAAGCTTAAGATAATAGAAGAGAATAACGAAATAAAGGTAGAAGTAATAGATGACGGTATAGGTTTTGAGGTAGAAAGCTTGAATAAAGTATATGGACATTATGGAATACTTGGAATAACCGAACGGGTTCACAGTATTAAGGGTGAAATTGAAATAAAAAGTAAGAGGAGATTGGGTACGCATGTAAGTATTGTAGTACCAATTGAGGAAGGGATATTAAAAGAAAATGAGTAA
- a CDS encoding TetR/AcrR family transcriptional regulator — MDLRVLKTQKNIKTALCNLLLNKTFKDITVQNICDEALVSRSTFYDHYYDKYDLLSKIAEEIISEFKPYLKHRFNLNPPDSFISMGTDIIKYFSENKNIIQALFSIHTESIDIYNDFKAILIQECSSYLKRENFISKFNVSNDYICAHYASYVLTSFELWLKFGENDADFRLANKFQAILFESSN; from the coding sequence ATGGATCTTAGAGTATTAAAGACGCAAAAAAACATAAAAACTGCCTTATGTAACCTACTGCTGAATAAAACTTTTAAGGATATTACAGTTCAAAATATTTGTGATGAAGCCTTAGTTAGCCGCTCAACCTTTTATGATCACTATTACGATAAATACGATTTACTTAGTAAAATAGCAGAAGAAATCATATCTGAATTTAAACCTTATCTTAAGCATAGATTCAATTTAAATCCTCCTGATAGCTTCATTAGTATGGGCACAGATATTATTAAATACTTTTCAGAAAATAAAAATATTATACAAGCTTTATTTAGCATTCATACTGAATCCATTGATATATACAATGATTTTAAAGCCATACTTATACAAGAATGTTCTTCCTATCTAAAACGTGAAAATTTCATAAGTAAATTCAATGTATCTAACGATTACATATGCGCTCACTATGCCTCATATGTATTAACCTCTTTTGAATTATGGCTAAAATTTGGTGAAAATGATGCTGACTTTAGATTAGCTAATAAATTCCAAGCTATTCTATTTGAGAGTTCTAATTAA
- a CDS encoding response regulator, whose amino-acid sequence MSKRRILVVDDHFVVREGLKLIFELEDEYEVVGEAENGERALVMIDELKPDLVLMDLSMPKMSGLDVIKALNEKENSVPIIILTTYNEDNLIKEGLSLGAKGYLLKDTTREELIRTVESAVRGEVLLQPEVSKALFNIKKKESTINTSFNASITERELFILQAIARGCKSKEIAFDMGISERTVKAHLTNIYNKLEVSSRSEAVAKAIEKGIIHVKK is encoded by the coding sequence ATGAGTAAAAGAAGAATACTAGTGGTAGATGATCACTTTGTAGTTAGAGAGGGATTAAAGCTTATTTTTGAATTAGAGGATGAGTACGAGGTTGTTGGTGAAGCTGAAAATGGTGAAAGGGCTCTAGTGATGATAGATGAACTTAAGCCAGATTTAGTTTTAATGGACTTAAGTATGCCTAAGATGAGTGGACTTGATGTAATAAAAGCTTTAAATGAAAAAGAAAATTCGGTTCCAATAATTATTTTAACTACATACAATGAGGATAATTTAATAAAAGAAGGTCTTTCACTAGGAGCAAAAGGGTATCTTCTTAAGGATACCACTAGAGAGGAACTTATAAGAACAGTTGAATCAGCTGTTAGAGGAGAAGTACTGCTTCAACCAGAAGTAAGCAAAGCGTTATTTAATATTAAGAAGAAAGAAAGCACAATAAACACTTCCTTTAATGCATCAATTACAGAGAGAGAGCTTTTTATTCTCCAGGCAATAGCAAGAGGGTGTAAGAGTAAAGAAATAGCTTTTGATATGGGAATATCAGAGAGAACAGTTAAAGCACATCTTACTAATATATACAACAAGCTTGAAGTTTCCTCCAGATCAGAAGCTGTTGCCAAAGCTATAGAAAAGGGAATAATTCATGTTAAAAAATAA
- a CDS encoding alpha-L-arabinofuranosidase C-terminal domain-containing protein, with protein sequence MKKRYLTILMSTILTTGAVLGYTGLSAKAAPTTNDGYTLNINTDDKLFNESDMLTGLFFEDINHGADGGLYSELLQNQSFEFKDALSSWNIVKTGSTSSTAEVCTANPLNSNNTHYLEVSCPDNNSSLKLVNSGYKGITVKNGADYDFYFWARNVDKGSKITIQLEDENGNAISEAKTINKINNSWKKYDGHLKATKDTSNAKLAVSITNAGKVDLDMISLFPQDTYKNRKYGLRKDLVERLKDLKPRFLRFPGGCVVEGNSKEEMYNWKDTIGNVEERKENTNLWGYNQSYGLGFYEYFQLCEDIGAAPVPVLNCGMTCQARGVNGVPNYMAPVGPDLDPYIQNAVDLVEYANGDASTYWGKKRIEAGHKKPFNLKYMAIGNEQWGPQYHERFEAFQKVLSQKCPGITLISTAGPSASGSTFDDNWNWIKEKAPKTVVDEHYYMSPDWFLANTNRYDKYDRNGNKVFVGEYASQSNTLKSALSEGAYLTGLERNSDVVKMASYAPLFAKADDYQWSPDMIWFNGSTNYVTPNYNVQKLFSTNLGTQKLKEDLVKPQVPRNNDIKGGILLGGWSTQVQYDNVKVTDNATGKQIFSDNFDTDTGNWNSANGNWTVKDGKLELDQIADNCRILTKNNTWSNYTLEVDAKKLGGKEGFLVGFGAQDSSNFYWYNIGGWGNTKTVVEKEVDGNKTTISEADQKYGTVNTGEDYKIKIVVDGNKVSCYVNGTLTNQFTEPGRDTDVYTSTSYDSKTNELIAKVVNVADEDKKVKININGSQKLSSTATVEYMSGNTPKDVNSFDNPENVSIKTKKLNNISKSFDYDADKYSVSVIRIKLK encoded by the coding sequence ATGAAAAAGAGATATCTTACAATTCTTATGTCAACTATTCTTACAACTGGTGCTGTACTAGGCTACACAGGTCTTAGTGCAAAGGCAGCCCCTACTACTAATGACGGTTATACTTTAAATATAAATACTGATGATAAATTATTTAATGAAAGTGATATGCTAACAGGACTATTTTTTGAAGATATAAATCATGGTGCAGATGGTGGATTGTATTCTGAGCTATTACAAAATCAATCCTTTGAATTTAAAGACGCTTTATCTTCTTGGAACATAGTAAAAACAGGATCAACTTCCTCTACTGCTGAAGTATGTACTGCTAACCCACTAAACAGCAATAATACTCACTATCTTGAAGTGAGCTGTCCTGATAATAACAGTAGTTTAAAACTTGTTAACAGCGGTTATAAAGGTATAACTGTAAAAAACGGAGCTGATTACGATTTCTATTTCTGGGCTCGTAATGTTGATAAGGGAAGTAAAATAACAATTCAACTTGAAGATGAAAATGGAAATGCTATTTCTGAAGCAAAAACCATAAATAAAATAAATAATAGTTGGAAGAAATATGATGGTCACCTAAAAGCTACAAAGGATACTTCTAACGCAAAACTTGCTGTATCTATAACTAATGCAGGAAAAGTAGACCTAGACATGATTTCACTTTTCCCTCAAGATACCTATAAAAATAGGAAATATGGCCTACGTAAAGATTTAGTAGAGAGACTTAAAGATTTAAAGCCTAGATTTTTAAGGTTTCCAGGTGGCTGTGTAGTTGAAGGTAACAGTAAAGAGGAAATGTACAATTGGAAAGATACTATTGGTAACGTAGAAGAAAGAAAGGAGAACACAAATCTATGGGGCTATAATCAATCTTACGGTTTAGGTTTTTATGAATACTTTCAATTATGTGAAGATATAGGTGCTGCTCCTGTACCTGTTCTAAATTGTGGTATGACTTGCCAAGCAAGAGGTGTTAACGGAGTACCAAATTATATGGCTCCAGTCGGTCCTGACCTTGATCCTTATATACAAAATGCAGTTGATTTAGTTGAATATGCTAATGGTGATGCCTCTACTTATTGGGGCAAGAAAAGAATAGAAGCAGGTCATAAAAAACCATTCAATTTAAAATATATGGCTATAGGTAATGAACAATGGGGTCCTCAATATCATGAGAGATTTGAAGCCTTCCAAAAAGTGTTAAGTCAAAAATGTCCAGGCATAACCTTAATATCAACAGCTGGTCCAAGTGCATCTGGTTCAACCTTTGATGATAACTGGAATTGGATAAAGGAGAAAGCACCTAAAACTGTAGTTGATGAGCATTACTATATGTCTCCTGATTGGTTCTTAGCTAATACTAATAGATATGACAAGTATGATAGAAATGGTAATAAAGTATTTGTTGGAGAGTACGCATCTCAAAGCAATACTTTAAAATCAGCTTTATCTGAAGGTGCTTATTTAACTGGTCTCGAGAGAAATTCAGATGTAGTAAAAATGGCATCCTATGCACCTTTATTTGCTAAGGCAGATGATTACCAATGGTCTCCAGATATGATTTGGTTTAACGGCAGTACTAACTACGTAACGCCAAACTATAATGTTCAAAAATTATTTAGTACTAATTTAGGAACTCAAAAGCTTAAGGAAGATCTTGTTAAACCACAAGTGCCAAGAAATAATGACATCAAAGGCGGTATACTTCTTGGAGGCTGGTCAACCCAAGTTCAATACGATAATGTAAAAGTTACTGATAATGCTACAGGAAAACAAATATTTAGTGATAACTTCGATACTGACACTGGCAATTGGAATAGCGCTAATGGAAATTGGACTGTAAAAGACGGTAAGTTAGAGCTTGATCAAATAGCTGATAATTGCAGAATTTTAACAAAGAACAACACTTGGAGTAATTACACCTTAGAGGTTGACGCTAAAAAATTAGGTGGAAAAGAAGGCTTCCTTGTTGGATTTGGTGCTCAAGATTCTTCAAACTTCTACTGGTATAATATAGGCGGATGGGGAAATACAAAAACGGTTGTAGAAAAGGAAGTTGATGGCAACAAAACAACTATAAGTGAAGCTGATCAAAAATATGGCACTGTAAATACTGGAGAAGATTATAAAATAAAGATAGTAGTCGATGGAAATAAAGTAAGCTGCTACGTAAATGGTACTTTAACTAACCAGTTTACAGAACCAGGTAGAGATACAGACGTATATACTTCTACTAGCTACGATTCAAAAACAAATGAATTAATAGCCAAAGTAGTAAATGTAGCTGATGAAGATAAAAAAGTAAAAATCAATATAAACGGAAGTCAAAAGTTATCTTCAACTGCTACTGTAGAATATATGTCTGGAAATACACCTAAGGATGTAAATTCCTTTGATAATCCAGAAAATGTTTCTATTAAAACTAAAAAGCTAAATAATATATCCAAGAGCTTCGATTATGATGCTGATAAATATTCTGTATCTGTTATAAGAATTAAACTAAAATAA
- a CDS encoding alpha/beta fold hydrolase, translating into MMFKKYLDNEQFNFQLNRFLGKFMEDSEVKNDIEKALPNIKDMDSWYIAWRKLAEKSEIKGKFELAAAYYAAGNFYLRESDPNKAHMYTKYRENYYKSYKGLPLEHFNVPYEDSFFQAVRVKFQGSTKTLIFHGGYDSCLEEMLPFLSVFENLGYDIIAFEGPGQGMALKNGLKFIHNWEKPVSALLDYFNLDEVTILGCSWGGYFCLRAAAFEKRIKAAIAYDIFYCGMDVIGMKNKEMRYELEKLLNNNEKDKVNELMYSKMKVDIDFDWKISKGMDNTMTDTPYDFLKAIQLHTMDGIEKLIDQDVLLLAGEEDQYVPIEVMKLLEDRLVNANITKKIFTKETGGEQHCQAGRMDLAFDEIKKFLVRK; encoded by the coding sequence ATGATGTTTAAAAAATATTTAGATAATGAACAATTTAATTTTCAACTTAATCGTTTTTTAGGAAAGTTTATGGAGGATTCTGAGGTTAAAAATGATATTGAGAAAGCTTTGCCAAATATAAAAGATATGGATTCTTGGTATATAGCTTGGAGAAAGCTTGCAGAGAAAAGTGAGATAAAAGGAAAATTTGAATTAGCAGCAGCTTATTATGCAGCAGGAAATTTTTACCTAAGGGAAAGTGATCCTAATAAAGCTCATATGTATACAAAGTATAGAGAAAATTATTATAAGAGTTATAAGGGATTACCATTAGAGCATTTCAATGTGCCTTATGAAGATTCATTTTTCCAAGCGGTTCGAGTTAAATTTCAAGGTTCAACTAAAACTTTAATATTTCATGGAGGTTATGATTCATGTTTAGAAGAAATGCTGCCATTTTTGAGTGTATTTGAGAATTTAGGATACGATATCATTGCATTTGAAGGGCCGGGACAAGGAATGGCATTGAAGAATGGATTAAAGTTCATTCATAATTGGGAGAAACCAGTATCAGCTCTTTTAGATTATTTTAATTTAGACGAAGTTACTATATTAGGATGCTCATGGGGTGGATATTTTTGTCTTAGAGCAGCAGCATTTGAAAAGAGAATTAAGGCGGCTATTGCATATGATATATTTTACTGTGGCATGGATGTTATAGGTATGAAGAATAAGGAAATGAGATATGAGTTAGAAAAGCTACTTAATAATAATGAAAAAGATAAGGTTAATGAGCTTATGTATTCAAAAATGAAAGTAGATATTGATTTTGATTGGAAAATTTCAAAGGGAATGGATAACACTATGACTGATACACCATACGATTTCCTTAAAGCTATTCAGCTTCACACTATGGATGGTATAGAGAAACTAATAGATCAAGATGTACTTCTTCTTGCAGGAGAGGAAGATCAATATGTGCCAATTGAGGTTATGAAGCTTTTGGAAGATAGACTTGTAAATGCAAATATAACAAAGAAGATTTTTACTAAGGAAACGGGTGGAGAGCAGCATTGTCAAGCAGGAAGAATGGATTTAGCCTTTGATGAAATTAAGAAGTTTCTTGTAAGAAAGTAG
- a CDS encoding DUF6323 family protein, whose amino-acid sequence MKNFIEVFQKNLLENQTFNEIVNCNEFTIKYGLKLYEKDVREIIKTRSDALIKNGRIEFGNEIISKIITTFCDSPYISQQNYSETINELIEIFYNFKNETLDYISDDEAIEIMKEKFDNHCRGSLELLEGTVLYKIANNIRSGFKDYANLDDEKE is encoded by the coding sequence ATGAAAAATTTTATAGAGGTATTTCAAAAAAATTTGCTAGAAAATCAAACTTTTAATGAAATAGTTAATTGTAATGAATTTACAATAAAGTACGGTTTAAAACTTTATGAAAAAGATGTAAGAGAGATTATAAAAACAAGAAGTGATGCTCTTATCAAAAATGGGAGGATAGAATTTGGAAATGAAATTATAAGTAAAATTATTACTACATTTTGTGATTCTCCTTATATATCACAACAAAATTATAGTGAGACAATAAATGAACTTATAGAAATTTTTTATAATTTTAAGAATGAGACTTTAGATTATATAAGTGATGATGAGGCAATAGAAATTATGAAAGAAAAGTTTGATAATCATTGCAGAGGGTCATTAGAATTGTTAGAAGGGACAGTTTTATATAAGATTGCCAACAATATAAGAAGTGGATTTAAGGATTATGCAAATTTAGATGATGAAAAGGAATGA
- a CDS encoding DUF6179 domain-containing protein, whose translation MMFMESNNTIEEYNFDIRKYFNKENFFEYILTYAYKKKLLNKEDFEKIYYERMEISKNKLTYYTRNESSSVRIETLKSILKSIDYTIGIYLKTFNSIKLILNELRELSLKEMLLRGEAVIEKKISDSKILFHNIGKLNIENYTYDDTIDHGISEFFYEYEYKFTAHEAPGCIDYQLYFDDMNYTGIEYMYNYLINLSLENEFCNRFKIDEVNEVLKGYHEENKALLINVFELVLRNSLGVIICGRDLGSLNISELDREYIKSKLKKLSLEELQNELVKTAEACCINLNIKNKDLLCYVRKAAFKFSSLLSINIKLNRLETVFVSFNSNNYDQIIYYTDGIKMSNSEFRELNKKILGCTLVNEKIDLIKSGIKSLEDLTDMLGGDCLFKAEYIEYFKSLSQLEIIILLAYIKEAAAKKDYEKEWYIEFNIYISSLSKKEQKRLEELEKKIRFN comes from the coding sequence ATGATGTTTATGGAGAGTAATAATACAATTGAAGAATATAATTTTGACATAAGAAAGTATTTTAATAAAGAAAATTTCTTCGAGTATATTTTAACTTATGCCTATAAAAAAAAGCTGTTAAATAAAGAGGATTTTGAGAAAATTTATTATGAAAGAATGGAAATTTCAAAAAATAAGTTAACCTATTACACTAGGAATGAAAGTAGTTCAGTTAGGATAGAAACTTTAAAAAGTATTTTAAAATCCATTGACTACACTATAGGCATTTATTTAAAGACCTTTAATAGTATTAAGCTTATTTTAAATGAATTAAGAGAGTTAAGTTTAAAGGAAATGCTATTAAGGGGAGAAGCGGTAATAGAGAAAAAAATATCAGATAGCAAAATCCTTTTTCATAATATAGGTAAACTTAATATTGAAAATTACACATATGACGATACCATTGACCATGGAATTTCAGAGTTTTTTTATGAATACGAGTATAAATTTACAGCGCATGAAGCCCCAGGTTGTATAGATTATCAACTTTATTTTGATGATATGAACTATACTGGCATTGAATATATGTACAACTATCTAATAAATTTAAGCTTAGAAAATGAGTTCTGCAATAGATTCAAAATTGATGAAGTAAATGAGGTTTTAAAAGGGTATCATGAAGAAAATAAAGCATTGCTCATAAATGTATTTGAACTAGTTTTAAGAAATTCACTTGGAGTGATTATTTGTGGAAGGGATTTAGGGAGTCTTAATATTAGTGAATTAGATAGGGAATATATAAAAAGCAAATTGAAAAAATTATCTCTAGAAGAATTACAGAATGAACTAGTAAAGACAGCAGAAGCATGTTGTATTAACTTAAATATTAAGAATAAAGATCTACTTTGTTATGTGAGAAAAGCTGCTTTTAAATTCAGTTCACTTTTAAGTATAAATATTAAATTAAATAGATTAGAAACTGTATTTGTGTCATTCAATAGCAATAATTATGATCAAATAATTTATTATACTGATGGTATAAAAATGAGTAATTCAGAATTTAGAGAACTAAATAAAAAAATATTAGGATGCACGCTTGTTAATGAAAAGATAGATTTAATAAAAAGTGGTATTAAAAGTTTGGAAGACTTAACTGATATGCTTGGAGGAGATTGTCTATTTAAAGCTGAATATATAGAATACTTTAAGAGCTTATCACAGCTTGAAATTATTATTTTACTTGCGTATATAAAAGAAGCAGCAGCTAAAAAAGACTATGAAAAGGAATGGTATATTGAGTTTAATATATATATATCAAGTTTAAGTAAAAAAGAGCAAAAGAGGCTAGAAGAACTAGAGAAGAAAATAAGATTTAATTAG
- a CDS encoding MMPL family transporter yields the protein MAKLLYNLGSWVYKRPKRVILFWLAIIAVSIGLIVSNGINFKGDMTIPGTKSEKAGQVLQNATGQTKEYGTIRLIFKVGDGKTIKDPSVMKAINKTIDKIQKNDKSVKSIVSPYMGRTISKSGKIAYADITYKTEADKVSKESIDNVKTCIEASRNAGVQTELGGSVTLSKTEVGGTSELISIIAAFIVLAFTLGSLRAAGLPIITAIIGLVVGLMGIMVSTAFVDMSALSLSLASMVGLAVGIDYALFIISRYRQNVSEGYDLKEAAALSVGTAGSAVLFAGVTVIIALCGLALVGVPFLGVMGEVAAAMVFVVVMVSLTAVPACLSLAGHHISPKKKKQQNVVSASKEKNKQSNLWGRIVTKYPIITIALVLALTASIGYSAMDLELGLPDNGMMQKESTERKGYDIMSEGFGEGVNGSLVVVMDASKAGNNSFKAMQETAGKIKGLTDIASITPARPTKDKNIGMVMVTPKTGPNDKETKDLVQAIRDKSADTEKNNKVELMVTGRTAVNIDTADKLGQAIPKFAIVVLGLALVLMILVFRSILVPIKAVVGFAMTLVATLGFDVLTMQKGNFADLLGIPKAGPILCFIPIIVIGILFGLAMDYEVFLVSRIREQYSKTGNAKDAILSGMKSSGLVVAAAGLIMTIVFASFASQTDVNIKSMGIPMAFGVLFDAFVVRMTFVPAIMSLLGKSAWYMPKWLNRILPKFDIEGEALNKERDIA from the coding sequence ATGGCAAAATTATTGTACAATTTAGGAAGTTGGGTTTATAAAAGGCCTAAAAGAGTTATTTTATTTTGGCTAGCAATCATAGCGGTTTCAATAGGATTAATCGTAAGCAATGGTATTAATTTTAAAGGAGATATGACAATTCCAGGTACGAAATCTGAAAAAGCAGGTCAAGTACTACAAAACGCCACAGGACAAACTAAAGAGTATGGGACTATAAGACTTATTTTTAAAGTTGGAGATGGAAAAACTATTAAAGATCCATCAGTGATGAAGGCTATAAATAAAACTATAGATAAAATACAAAAAAATGATAAGTCAGTAAAATCAATAGTAAGTCCATATATGGGAAGAACTATAAGCAAAAGTGGAAAAATTGCTTATGCAGATATAACATATAAGACTGAAGCAGATAAGGTTAGTAAGGAGTCTATAGATAATGTAAAGACTTGTATAGAAGCATCTAGGAATGCAGGAGTTCAAACTGAGCTTGGAGGAAGTGTTACTCTATCAAAAACTGAAGTTGGTGGAACTTCTGAACTAATAAGTATTATAGCAGCGTTTATTGTTCTCGCATTTACACTTGGATCACTTCGTGCAGCGGGATTACCAATAATAACAGCTATTATTGGATTAGTAGTTGGCTTAATGGGAATTATGGTTTCAACTGCATTTGTAGATATGTCAGCATTATCATTATCGCTAGCATCCATGGTAGGCTTGGCTGTGGGAATTGATTATGCGTTGTTTATTATTTCTAGATACAGGCAAAACGTTTCGGAAGGTTATGATCTTAAGGAGGCTGCGGCCTTATCAGTTGGTACAGCAGGTAGTGCAGTTTTATTTGCAGGAGTAACAGTTATAATTGCTCTGTGTGGACTAGCACTTGTTGGAGTACCATTCTTAGGAGTTATGGGAGAAGTTGCAGCAGCAATGGTATTTGTTGTAGTAATGGTTTCGCTTACAGCAGTTCCAGCTTGTTTAAGTCTTGCTGGACATCATATAAGTCCAAAGAAAAAGAAACAACAAAATGTAGTATCGGCTTCTAAAGAAAAAAATAAACAATCTAATCTTTGGGGAAGAATAGTAACTAAGTACCCAATTATTACAATAGCTCTTGTTTTAGCATTAACAGCTTCAATTGGATATTCAGCAATGGATTTAGAACTTGGACTTCCTGACAATGGAATGATGCAAAAGGAAAGTACAGAAAGAAAAGGCTATGATATTATGTCTGAAGGCTTTGGAGAAGGCGTTAATGGAAGTCTAGTAGTTGTTATGGATGCATCCAAGGCAGGAAATAATTCGTTTAAAGCTATGCAGGAGACAGCAGGTAAAATTAAAGGCTTGACAGATATAGCAAGTATTACACCAGCAAGACCAACCAAAGATAAGAATATAGGCATGGTAATGGTAACTCCAAAAACTGGACCTAATGATAAGGAAACCAAGGATTTAGTTCAGGCAATTCGTGATAAGAGTGCAGATACTGAGAAAAATAATAAGGTTGAGCTAATGGTAACAGGTAGAACAGCAGTTAATATAGATACCGCTGATAAATTAGGTCAAGCTATTCCTAAGTTTGCTATAGTGGTTCTTGGACTTGCACTAGTACTAATGATTTTAGTGTTTAGATCAATACTAGTACCAATTAAAGCAGTTGTGGGATTTGCAATGACTTTAGTTGCAACCTTAGGTTTTGACGTTTTAACTATGCAAAAAGGAAATTTCGCAGATTTACTCGGAATACCTAAAGCAGGACCTATACTATGCTTTATACCTATAATAGTTATAGGAATATTGTTTGGATTGGCTATGGATTATGAGGTGTTTTTAGTAAGTCGTATAAGAGAACAATATTCTAAAACAGGTAATGCAAAAGATGCTATTCTTTCAGGAATGAAAAGTAGTGGACTTGTAGTAGCAGCGGCAGGCTTAATAATGACAATTGTATTTGCAAGTTTTGCTTCTCAGACTGATGTTAATATTAAATCGATGGGAATTCCAATGGCTTTTGGTGTTTTATTTGATGCATTTGTAGTTAGAATGACATTTGTGCCAGCAATAATGTCATTGCTTGGAAAAAGTGCATGGTATATGCCAAAATGGCTAAATAGGATTTTACCTAAGTTTGATATTGAAGGAGAAGCACTAAATAAAGAGAGAGATATTGCATAA